The Clostridia bacterium genomic interval TCGCTTCTCGGTTTTTATAAATCGAGCATATCGTCCGCTCTTCCGAATCGCTGTATTTACACCCCGTCTTGCTCGTCCTACACCTATCAGGCGATCGAAAAGTACGGAATTTTTCGAGGCATTATCAAAGGTTTTCTGCGTATTTTGCGTTGCAATCCACTCGCCAAAGGCGGGTTCGATCCCGTCAAAGAGAATTATAGAGGAAAAGCCAAATGGTTACTGTAACTGCGTTTTTCGTTTCAAGCGCGCCCACGATCACGAACTGGATCGGAAAATTGATCTTTCTGATGTATAAAGGCATCGGAAATTTCGGTTGGACGGTCGTCTTGTTTACCGTCGCGCTGAAACTCATTTTGTCTCCTTTGGATATTTGGCAAAAGCGCACGACGATGAAAAACAATCGTGCGATGAAGCTCATCCAGCCCGAACTCGATAAACTCAAAAAGACCTATGCGTCCTCGCCGGACGTCCTCCAACAAAAGCAAATGGAGCTTTATAAGAAGCACGGCTATTCGATGACGGGCGGCTGTTTGCCCGCTCTTTTGACGCTTGTGATCTTCTTCGTCGTCTTCTCCGGGTTCAACGCCGCCGTTCGTTATGAAAACGAGACGATCGTCTATAACCTGACGACGGAGTATCAAGCCGCCGTCGCTGCGGATCCCGACATTTCGTCCGAGGAGCTCGACGCAAAAATGGTCGCGGCGTATAACAAAGAAAAGCAAAGCTGGCTTTGGATCAAGAACGTCTTTATGCCGGATACCTACGCGAACCCCGTCCCCACCGAGGAAAAATTCGTCGGCAGAGGTCTCGGTCAGATCAACGCGAAGCTTCCCGAAGAGACCAAGGGGCTGAATCTCAGACATTCGCGCTATAACGACGGATACGACGCCGTCTTAAAGCCCGCGATGGAATCTTACAACAAGAATAAGTTCTTCGATATGAAGCATTGGAACGGATATTTCATCCTGCCGATTTTGTCGATCGCGCTTTCGATCCTCTCGGTCAAGTTGAGCAAGCAGAATCAACCGATCGCGCCTCAGCAGACGGATGCGAGCGGCAACCCCGATAAAGCGGGGCAGGGGATGATGAAAGCGATGAACTGGTTGATGCCCGCGATGATGGGCGTGTTCGCGCTGTTTTATTCTTCCGCGTTCTGTATCTATATGGTTATGAACTCTTTGATCACGGTCGCTTTCAACGCCGTTTGGAACGTGATCCAAAAGAGGGCGGACGCGGCGGAAGAAGATCGCCGTTTGCAGGCTACGTTCAA includes:
- the yidD gene encoding membrane protein insertion efficiency factor YidD; protein product: MNKAAKSLLGFYKSSISSALPNRCIYTPSCSSYTYQAIEKYGIFRGIIKGFLRILRCNPLAKGGFDPVKENYRGKAKWLL
- a CDS encoding YidC/Oxa1 family membrane protein insertase; protein product: MVTVTAFFVSSAPTITNWIGKLIFLMYKGIGNFGWTVVLFTVALKLILSPLDIWQKRTTMKNNRAMKLIQPELDKLKKTYASSPDVLQQKQMELYKKHGYSMTGGCLPALLTLVIFFVVFSGFNAAVRYENETIVYNLTTEYQAAVAADPDISSEELDAKMVAAYNKEKQSWLWIKNVFMPDTYANPVPTEEKFVGRGLGQINAKLPEETKGLNLRHSRYNDGYDAVLKPAMESYNKNKFFDMKHWNGYFILPILSIALSILSVKLSKQNQPIAPQQTDASGNPDKAGQGMMKAMNWLMPAMMGVFALFYSSAFCIYMVMNSLITVAFNAVWNVIQKRADAAEEDRRLQATFKR